A region of the Deltaproteobacteria bacterium genome:
AAATCTGAGCCTGACGCAGCTTGGTCGCGCCGTAGCCGCGGCGAAGGCGGAAGATTGGGGAAATGAGGGCGTTTTTCGAAGGTCTCCGGACGTATTCATATCGAAGAAGGACAATATCGTTGATCGATCAGTGCATTTGATGCTTTCAATCCACCCGTCCATCTTTCTTTTCGCCTTCCCGGGCATTCCAACCCCAGCTTGATGCGCCGATCATTTCTATTGGAAAATACCCTGTGTAAACAGGCTGTCACGGCTGGATTCTTTGTGGACGCAGGATTCAAGAGGAGATCCCTTTAATTGAATCCTGAGGAGGAGACGTGAAATCGGAAAGATAAGTTGAATGAAAAAGGAGGAAATTAACAGGAGGTTCATATGAGCAAGAGACAGGCTCAATTTCGCTTCGAAGATACTTTTTATTCGGATATCAGTAACTTGGCAGGTACTGAAGGGGTCACGGTATCTGAAGTGGTAAGAAACGCCTTGAAATTTTACATGGCGGTCTACGAGAGAACCAAAGGCAAGAAATCAAAGCTTTACCTGGAGTATGATGAACCCGGAAAGGAAAAATGTGAACTCGTTTTGCCGTGGATGATATGAAGAGGCGAGGATAAGCCGGTTTCTCCTTCCGGGGATCTTCGCTGGCTCTTAATGGAAGATTGCGAATGCCGGTGGTCTGTCAAGAATCCCGGCCCCTGAAGGGGGAAAGACCCAAGAACAGAATAACGGAATACAAAAGAGACGAAAGGTCCCGAGGTTTCGGGACCTCTCTTTTTCTGCCCCTATTTCACTCCCAAAAAGGAATATTTCAAGATTGTTTATGCAAGATTCAGGTAGAAGGGAACTTAAACCCGGATTATGCAATTGCCGATTTTGCCGAATCTGCTGCGTTGCAAGGCGCTTGAAGTACTAAAAAGTACGTCTTCGCACCTTGCGCCTTGCATCTTCGGCAAACTTGGCAATCCCGAAGGGTGACGAATTTTGAATGAATTTGATGTTTCAGGACTGCACTTTTTCGGGGGATGTAATCTGACCTGAAAAGATGTCCAACAGTCCACAATCATTAAAGAAATAACTTCTTTCAAGATTTGTCATGCATAATCTGGGTTAAAGATCCGAGGCACTTGAAAACCCCCCGGCTTTGTCCTACACTCTTTTTGACCGGCCTCCTTCCGAGGCTTGGTCTTTCCTGGAGTTGCCGGGTTCACCGCGTAAGAAGAGGAACCGGATCTCGGGTATACCCCGTCTCGGGGTCTTCTACGAATAGGGGAGGCAGATGAAGGAGGAGGCATGAGAGAGCGAGGAAGCGGGATTCTTCTTCACCTGACCTCCCTTCCCTCACCTTTCGGCATCGGGGACTTGGGTCCCTGGGCTTACCGGTTCGCGGATTTCCTGGCGGAAACCAGGCAGCGGTTCTGGCAGATCCTGCCCTTGAATCCTACCGATCCGGTCCATTTCAATTCTCCTTATCACACGCCGTCGGCATTCGCGCTGAATCCCCTCTTGATCAGCCCGGAGATCCTTTCCCGGGACGGCTGGTTGCCTGGTGACATCGCTTCTTCTATCCTCTTTCCCCCAGAAGAGATTGATTATGAGAGGGTGATTCCACTAAAAGAGGATCTCCTGGATCGGGCCTTCGGCCGGTTCAAGGAGAGCGGCGCCCGGGAAGAATACGAGGCTTTTTGCCTGGAGGAGGCGGAATGGCTCGAGGACTACACCTTGTTCTCCTGCCTGAAGGTCCACTTTCAAGGGAAGCCGTGGAATGAGTGGCCTGCGGAGCTGCGCGACAGGGAGCCCGGGGCCCTGGAGAGAGCGAAGAAGGAATTTGCGGTCGGCATCGAGAAAGAAAAATTCCTGCAGTATCTTCTCTTCAGGCAGTGGAGGGAGCTGAAGGCCTATTGCAACGGGAAAGGAATCCAGTTCATCGGGGATTTCCCGATCTATATGGTTCACGACAGTGTGGATGTGTGGTGCCGCCCGGAGCTTTTCGAACTGGACGAGGAGAAAAGGCCGCGCGCCGTTTCAGGCGTTCCTCCGGACTACTTCAGCGAAACGGGGCAACTCTGGGGAAATCCCGTGTATCGCTGGGAGGTGATGAAAGAAGAGGGATATGCCTGGTGGATCCGGCGGGTGGCCCATAACCTGAAGTTGTTTGATTGGGTCAGGGTGGATCATTTCCGAGGGTTCGTGGCCTACTGGGAGGTGCCCGCAGGAGAAGACCATGCAATCAATGGACGATGGGTGGAGGCACCGGCCCTGGACTTTTTCTCCCGCTTGAAAAGAGTTTTTCCCTCTCTCCCCTTCATCGCCGAGGACCTTGGAGTCATTACCCCGAATGTCACGGAGATCATGGAGCATTTCGGCTTTCCTGGAATGAAGATACTCCTGTTCGCCTTTGGAGACCCTGAGGGAAAGAATCCCTATCTGCCCCACAACCACGTAAAAAACGGCATCGTATACACAGGAACCCATGACAACAACACCTCCAGGGGGTGGTTCGAGAAGGATGCCACCGAGGTGGAAAGAGCGAACCTTGTCCGTTACCTGGGAAGGGAGGTGACTCCGGATACGGTCCACCGGGAACTGACGCGTCTGGCCATGATGTCGGTCGCCAGGTGGGCCGTCATTCCCTTGCAGGATTGGCTCGGCCTCGGGGAGGAGGCTCGGATGAACCGTCCTGCCACCAGCGATCATCAGAATTGGAAGTGGCGGCTCTTGCCCGAGCAACTCACCCCTTCCCTGGCTGAGGAGATCCTGGAGATGACGCAGATCTACGGGAGGGCCTGAGGACGAAATCTTACGGAAATCGCCGGAGATCTGGTAGAATGGGGAAAAAGGAAGGGTCCTGACCCGGGGCCCGTTTAATGTCCCAATCCGGGAATGGGAGAAAATCCTTTGCCTTAAGGCAGAAGATATTAGTGGGATCGTTTTTTGAGTAGGGTTCAAGGATTCAAGGGGTCCAGGGTTCGAGTGAGAAATCGGGATTTAAGGAAAGATGATTTTCACTTGACCACTTGAACTCTCGACCCCTTGGCCCCTAAAATTATCGGCTTCAGCCGATAGCAGTTTACAGCCTGATCGGTCGATCGGCTTGACCCCTCGCTTTTCACCATGAACCTGTTGGCCATTATAGCAGACCTGCGGTTCCAGGATGTCCTGGACATCCTGTTTCTGGCCGTGGTGACCTATCACCTCTACCTCTGGTTTCGAGGCACCAAGGCCTTCAAGGCCCTGGTAGGGCTCCTGGTCCTTGGGGTGGTTTATACCTTGGCGCGAAGTTGGGGATTGTTCTTGACAACCTGGGTCTTCCAGGTCTTTTGGCAGGTCCTGGTCATCCTGTTGATCATCCTTTTTCAGTCCGAGATCCGTCAGGTCCTTGAAAGAGTGAATCCCCTGAAGAAAATCGGTTTTCACAGGAAACGGGAAAGGGAAAGCTGGATCGAAGCGTTGTCAGGGGCCGCCTGGGCTCTGGCCGAGCGTGGGATCGGAGCTTTGATTATAGTGGAGAGACTGGACCGGGTGGACGAGTGGATCACCGGGGGGTTGGAACTGGAAGGGCAACCGACGCCTGAATTCCTCACGAGTGTCTTTCATAAGGACTCTCCCCTTCATGACGGTGCCGCCTTGATTCGGGACGGCCATGTAGTGCGGGTCGCTGGATTCCTACCTCTAACTTCAGCTGAAGGCCTCCCAAAGGCATGGGGGACAAGGCACCGGGCGGCCCTGGGATTGTCAGAGCGGTGTGACGCCCTGGTGATCGCGGTTTCGGAGGAGCGGGGCGAGGTGTCTCTGGCCCGGGGAAACCGGATGGATCCGGTCGAGAACAGGGAGAACCTCAGAGGGGCCCTGGCCCTGGCGATGGGGCCCACGACCCCTCCGGAAGAGAGTCCATGGGAGACCTTCCGGTCTTTTTTCACCCGAAATTGGAAGGTCAAGCTCGGGACCCTCACCCTCGTATGTCTCCTGTGGATCCTTTTGGCCGGACAGCAGGATTTTGAGGTTAGCCTGGGGGTTCCCCTGGAGGTGAGAGGGGTGCCGAAGGGAATGGAGATAGTGGATCCCCTCAACCCGGAGGTGAATATCCGGGTCCGGGGGCTTCGAAAGGATGCCAGCACCCTGGACGAGCGGAACATCCTCGCAGAGGTGGACGTATCCTCGGCCGCGAAGGGAAGGCGGGTCTTTCCCATCACCCGGGAACACATTTCCCTCCCCAACGACCGGGTCTACATCGTGAAGATCGAACCTTCTCAGATCACCTTTACCTTCAGGGAGACACCCGGATTCAAGTCCCGCTCTCCCTGATGGCCGCTGGTGAAAGTAGACATTTACCCGCAGGATTCCAGGGGCTAAGGGTCCCCGTGGTTATGTAGTTGACCCTGATCGACACTTACATTCGAGGAAGGAAGTATGATCACTCCCATCAGAACCATCGATGTCAAACCAAAGGTCCCGGGGCCCCTGGCGGCCCTCAGGACCCTTTCGGAAAATCTCTGGTTCATGTGGAATCACGATGCTGAAAACCTGTTCCGGAGGATCAACCAGGACCTCTGGGAAGAGCTGCGTAAGAATCCTGTGGAATTTCTCGGACGTATCCCCCAGGACGACATGGCGGCCCTTGCCACGGACGAGGGTTTTCTTGCTCACCTGGCCAGGGTCAAGGAAGAATTCGACCGCTACATGTCCCAGAAACCCGGTCCCGGGATCTTTGGGTCAGTGGGAGAGCCCTTTACGGTCGCCTACTTCACGGCCGAGTGCGGAGTGGCGGATTGCCTGCCCATCTACTCGGGAGGGTTGGGTATCCTCTCCGGCGACCATCTCAAGTCTGCGAGTGATTTGAATTTGCCGGTCATCGGCGTCTCCCTGGCTTACCAAAAGGGGTATTTCAGACAGTACCTCACTCCGGACGGCTGGCAGATGGAGACCTATCCCATCAATCATTTCAACACCCTACCCACGACCCCGGTGCGGAACGGGGAGGGACGCCCCTTGGAGGTTCGGGTCGACTTGAAGGGGGAAGAAGTGGCGGTTCGGGCCTGGCAGGTCCGCATCGGGCGGAGCCGCCTCCTTCTCTTGGACACCAACCTGAAGGAAAATTCCAGGGAAGCAAGGCACATTACTTCTCAGCTCTATGGGGGGGACCGGGAGATGCGTATTCGCCAGGAGATTATCCTGGGGATCGGCGGGGTCAGGCTCCTGAAGACCATGGGCGTCAACCCGGCGGTTTACCACATGAACGAGGGCCACTCGGCCTTTGCCGCCTTCGAGCGTATCCGGTCCCTCAGGGCGGAAGAGGGCTTGACCTTCAACGAGGCCCTCGAATTCGTCCGATGCACGAGTGTGTTTACGACACACACCCCGGTGCCGGCGGGAATCGATACCTTTCACCCGGACCTGATGAGAACCTATTTCGAAGGCTTTGCCAAGGAAATGGGCATCAGCCTTGATGTCCTCCTGGGGTTCGGCCGCCAGGATCCCCGCAACAGGGAAGAGGAGTTTTGCATGGCGGTGCTGGCTTTTAGAACTTGCACCTGGAACAATGCGGTAAGCCGTCTTCACGAAAAAGTGAGTCGCCGAATGTGGCAGGGTGTGTGGCCCAAGACGCCCGAGATCGATCTCCCGATCGTCCACGTGACAAACGGGGTCCACATTCCTTCCTGGATTTCGGGCGGTATGGCGGAGAACTATGACCGTTACCTGGGCCCGAGGTGGATCGAGGACCCGGACAACGTGAAGGTGTGGGAACGGGTGGAAAAGATCCCCGATACGGAACTGTGGCGGGCCCATGAGAGGGGGCGGGAGCGGCTTGTGGCTTTCACCCGCAAGAGACTGAAAGGTCAACTGGCTAGGCGGGGTGTCTCCAATCGGGATCTCGCGGTTGCGGAAGAGGTCCTCAATTCCGAAGCCCTGACCATCGGTTTCGCCCGAAGATTCGCTCCTTACAAGAGAGCTCACCTGGTGATCCGGGATATTGAAAGACTGAAAACCATCCTTACCAATAAAAAATACCCGGTTCAGATCATCTTTGCCGGGAAGGCCCATCCCCAGGACAGGGAAGGGAAGGAACTCATCAAACAACTGGTCGGAATTTGTGACCAAGAGGACCTCCGGCGGCACATGGTCTTCTTGGAGGACTATGATATCGAGGTGGCACGGCACATGGTTCAGGGCGTGGACGTATGGCTCAACACCCCGCGAAGGCCCCTCGAGGCCTGCGGGACCAGCGGTATGAAGGCCGTAGCAAACGGGGCCCTCCACCTGAGCGTGCTGGACGGCTGGTGGGAAGAAGGCTATGACAAGGATATCGGTTGGGCCATCGGCAGGGGCGAAGAGTACGACGATCCGGAATTCCAGGATGATCTCGAGAGCCGGGCCCTTTACGATATCCTGGAAAAGGACGTTGTGCCCCTTTTCTACGACAGGGGAGCCGACGGCCTGCCCAGACGATGGCTCGCCATGATGCGGGCCTCACTGCATAGGCTCTGTCCTATGTTCAATACCCACAGGATGGTGGCCGAGTACTGGGACCGCTTTTACCTCCCCGCGGCCGAGTTGGGATGGAGGCTGAGGGTGGGGGGATGGAAAACCTTGAAGGGAATGGCCCGGTGGCGGGAGCGGGTCATGTACAACTGGTCGGAGATATCCATCCGCGACATCCGCCTGGAAGAGGTCGTTGATATCGAAGTAGGGGATTCCTTCCATGTCGAGGCCGATGTCTTCCTGGGGGAACTGGAGCCCAAAGACGTGATTGTGGAGGCTTATTGCGGCCGCCTGAGCCCTTCGGACCAGTACACAGACCGGTTCACCTGGGTCATGGAACCCATCGGGGCGGCGGAGGACAGGGTCTACCACTACCAGTGCGATATCCGGTTCGAAGAGGTGGGGCATTACGGGATAAACATCCGGATCACACCCAATCATCCCAATTCCGTGATCCGGCACGCCATGGGATTGGTGATTTGGGATCAGAGGTGAAAGAGCATGGAGAAGATGACCATTGACGGCGTTGAGATCCAATTGAGCCAACCCGACGAGGTTCCCATGAGATGGGTGGGGCGGGAGGAACTTGTCACCCAGGTGCTGGCGGCCTGGATGGTGCTTGGAGAGGACGACCTACCCCTGAATCCCCGGCTCGTGGGAAAACCGGGGGTGGGAAAGACCACCCTTGCCTACTATGCTGGCCGACTCCTGGGAAAACCCGTCTACCTCTTCCAGGCAACCATGGATACCCGCCCGGAAGACCTGATCCTGACCCCGGTGATTTCTGATGAGAAGAAAATCAAGTACATGGCCAGTTCCATTGTCTCGGCCATGGTCAAGGGAGGGATCGCCATCATCGACGAGGGGAACCGGATGAGCGAGAAAAGCTGGGCCTCCCTTGCCCCCCTCATGGACCGGAGGCGGTATGTGGAATCCGTGGTGGCGGGGATCAAGATCAAGGCCCATCCCGGTTTCCGCCTCTGTACCACCATGAACGATGACGCCAGCACCTTCGAGCTTCCGGAGTATATCCATTCACGGCTTCAACCGCGCATTTTCATCGATTTCCCGGAGCGGGACGAAGAACTCATGATCCTCCGGGACAATCTTCCTTATGCGGATCGAGGGATCCTGGAATACGTCGTGGATTTTCTCCAGGCGGCCCACGGGGCCGGGGAGCCATACTCGGTCAGGGACGGGATCAACATCGCAAGCTATGCCCTCAAGAGGCTCGCATGCAACGGGGGAGGTGCCTCTCCCGGGGAGCAGGACAGGAAACTGGGACCTTACATGAAAGAGGCCGCTTCCATGATCCTGGATTCCACGGCTGCGGAATATTTCGGAATGCTGATGGATGAGGAGAATGGAAAGCCATAATTTCTCCTGGAAAAATATTCGTTTCGTTCCCGTCGTCCATAACCGGATGGAGTTCGCCGTCGAGGTGAGACGGCAGTTTGAGGAATTCAGGCCCGACGGGGTGGCGGTGGAGTTCCCGCCCACCTTGAAGGATCAGGTACTCCGGGCGGTCAAAAGGCTGCCCCTGCTTTCGGTGGTCTACTACCAGGAAGGGGACGGGACACTGGCCTACCTGGTCATTGAACCTACGGACGGACAGGTGGAGGCCCTCAGGCTGGCCCTGGAGAAGGATATCCCGGTCCACTTCATTGACCGGGATACGGAAGGCTACCCCGCAAATCGCTATTCCCTGCCCGATCCTTATGCTGTGACCAGAATCGGCCATTACGCTTATTGCGAGGCCTATTTTCGGATCTTCAAGGACCGGGACCCTCCGCCGAAGGACCGGCTCCGGGAAAAATCCATGGCCTTTCACCTCCAGAGACTCAGCCGGGAAGGGCGAAGGACTCTTTTCGTTTGCGGCTTGACCCACTTCCCGGGGGTCCTGAAAATGCTCCGGGAACCTCAGGCGGAAGTCATCGGTCGGAGGAGCCGTGAAGGGGTGGGCCTGGCCCATCTTCACAGGGAATCGAGCCGTGAGGTCCTGACGGAGATGCCTTTCCTGGCGGCGGAATACGAGCGCTTCCGTAGCCGGAAGGACGCCTCCTCCATCGACCGGATCCGTATCCAGGGACTCCTGATCGAGCAGGCCAGGGAGCGCCATCTCAGGAAAAACAGGGAGGAACTCAATCCCGCTCAGCTTAAACTCCTTTACACCTTCGCCCGAAAATACGCCCTCCTTACCGGGCATCTCGCTCCGGACTTCTATCAGCTTGTCGTGGCGGCCAGGGGATGTGCGGACGATGAGTTCGCCTACGAGGTATGGGATAAGGGCAACGAATATCCCTGGCAGACGGATCAGCCCGATCTCCCCGTAATCCGCCTGAGGGGAGAAGACCTTTTTCTTGATCAGAAGCGGATCCGGTTCCATCGCCGCCTTCGGACCCTCAGGCGGCGCCTTGTTCCCTTGCCGGGGAAGAAAAGACCCAGGGAACGGGTACCGGGGGAATGGAAAAAGGCCTTTCAAGGCCTCTACATCTGCTCCTACCCCCCGGAGGATGTGCTGGTGGAAGGATATGGACGGCACCTCCAGAAAAGGGCCCTGGAGATCAAGTCCGAAGAGAACAGCCGGATCGTCCCCTTCACCTGCTCCATGTTCGAGGGGATCGATATCCGGCAGACCGTTCGGGAATGGTTGAAGGGGGATATCTACGTCAGGGAGGCGATGCCCTTCAGGGGGAAAGTGGGATCGGTGGTGGTCATCTTCGACCCGGACCTGCCGGACAAGGAAGGGAAGGAGGCTTTCCCCTGGCGTGTGACCTGGCTCGGGGAACACGAACAGGAATCGGACATGGCCTTTTACAGTACCCCCGCTGGAGAGGTGATGGACGGTCCCGGTATCTCCCGGTGCCAGTATGGCGGTTTCATGCTGACCTATCCGCCTCTAAGGGTCTATGATATCTGGAAAGATTCCTTTTTCGACATGGCCCGCAACAAACCCGAGCGTCTCCTGATGGCCGCCATTGACTATTCCCTGGAAAAACACGTGGTCTACGTGGCCCCGGATCCCCCTTCAGGGCGATGCCGGAGTCTGGCCGCTAAGCTGGGGAAGAAGATCGTGTATATGCCCATAGGCAGTTTCTCCCCCGTAACCCTCAAAAAGATCCGGGTCTTTCATGTCCTGGAAGGACACCATGTCAGGCGATACGCCGGGCATTTCATCCCCACCCCGTGATCCTTCCGCCGATTTCTTCCGGCATAAAGGGGAAAGGCCCCCGGACCCATAGAAATCGTTTGAAATCCCGAAAAGACCCTGTTATGAAAAATAACCGCCTGATCTAGTCCCGGAGATCATTGCCCAGCTGGCTATGCTCTCCTGAGAGATCGGTTTTTCAGTTGCCATGTGGCTATAATATAGTTATCATGTAACCTTTCCATCCATGGTACCGGATGGTGACGGGTTCGAAGGTCCGCCGGGGGGCGAAGGCCCGAAACGCAATATCTCAAGGAGTGTTCCATGGCTGACATCGATTTGAGCCAGGCCGATCCAAAATTCAGGAAGGAGTTGGCCGAGCAGCCGGGTGGTGAGAAGATCGCCGCGTGTTTTACCTGCAGGACCTGTATGGCGAGTTGCCCTGTGACCGCCGTGAATGATGTTTTCAACCCACTGAAGGTCATTCGGATGGCCCTCCTGGGACTCAAAGAGCAGGTCCTCGGGAGTGATTTCGTCTGGTTGTGTTCCAGTTGTTACACCTGCCAGGAGAGGTGCCCCCAGGGGGTGAGCATCACGGAATTCATGACCCTCTTGAAAAACATCGCCATCAGAGAAGGATACGAGCCTCCCGCAGGCATCAAGGCGCAGCGGGATATCGTTAAGTCCGAGGGCCGCATCTATCCCCTGGATGATTTCGACAACAAGAAGAGGGCGAAGATAAAGTTGCCTGAATTGCCCACCACATGCGAGGTGGTGAAAGTGCTCTTTCCGGAGTAGTGAGGTTGTCCATGAAATATGCTCTTTTTTTGGGATGCACCATTCCTGCCCGTTCCAGGAACTACGAATTGTCCGCGCGCAAGGTGGCCGAAGAACTGGGAATCGAGCTGGTAGACATTGAACGCTTCATTTGTTGCGGGTTCCCGGTGAAAAGCGCTGAACTGAAATCGGGATTGCTCCTCGGGGCTTACAACCTGGCGTTGGCCCAGGAAAGGGGCCTGGATGTCTGCGCCCTGTGCAGTTCCTGCACATCGGCCCTCACCGAGGCGGCCCACCTCCTGGAACAGGAAGGCGCGCTGAGGGAGGAGATCAATGAGGGCCTGGCCCGGGTCGGCCTGAAGTACGAAGGAGGTGTCAAGGTCAGGCACTTCGCCAGAATCCTTTTCAAAGAGGTGGGCCTGGAAGAGATCAGGAAGCACCTTAAGCGCAGCCTTAAGGGATTCAAGGTGGCCAGTCACTATGGCTGCCATTACCTGAAACCCTCGGACATTTACGAAGGTTTCGACAATCCTGAAATCCCCGTATCCCTGGACAGGCTCGTCGCTTTGACCGGGGCGGAAGTGGTGGATTACGCCAACAAGACCCGCTGCTGCGGCGGTCCGGTCCTGCCCGTGGATGAGAAGACCTCGCTTTCCGTCGCCAAACAAAAGCTGGACGATATCAAGGCGGCCGGGGCCAATGTGATCAACCTGGTTTGTCCTTTCTGTTCCGTGATGTACGACAGCAACCAGAAGGGCATTCAGTCCCAATTCGATGCAGAATACAATATCCCCGTGCTTTACATGACCCAGATCTTGGGGATGGCCATGGGATTCGAACGGAAGGAGATCGGGTTGAATCTCAACGTGGTCAAGACCAAGGGCCTCGCCGATCTTCTGACGGAGGGATAGTTTTTCCGGATACTATCACCGGAGAGGGAGCAACGGTTCCCGGACCGTGCGATAAAAGAGGCCCTGCCATGACCGTGGCAGGGCCTTTCCACATAAGGGAGGAATCGATACCCTCGAACCCCTGAAGGAAAATCTCAAGGAGTAATTTATGGGAAAAAACCTTACTTACAAGATTCTCGAATCCCATCTCGTGGAGGGAACCCTGAAACCGGGCGAGGAAATCGCCATCCGAATCGATCACACCCTCCTCCAGGACGCCACCGGGACCCTGGCCATGCTGGAGTTCGAATCCCTCGGGATCCCCAGGACCAGAGCGGAGGTCTCGGTCCAGTATGTGGACCACAATATCCTCCAGGCCGACAGCAAGAACGCGGACGATCACCGCTATCTCCAGACGGTCTGCGCCCGGCACGGCATCCATTTCAGCCCCCCTGGAAACGGCGTCTCACACCAGGTGCACCTGGAACGCTTCGGGGTCCCCGGGAAGACCCTGCTGGGATCCGACAGCCACACCCCCAGCGCGGCGGGAGTATCCATGCTTGGAATCGGGGCGGGGGGGCTGGACGTGGCCATGGCCATGGCCGGGCGGCCTTACTACTTTCCTTGCCCAAGGGTCCTTGGGGTGAGGCTTCACGGGAACCTTCCGGACTGGATCAGCGCCAAAGACGTTATCCTGGAACTCCTGAGGCGTTACGGGGTCAAGGGGTGCGTCGGGAAGGTGATCGAATATTTCGGGCCCGGAGTGGAAGGACTCTCTGTGACGGACCGGGAGACCATCGGGAACATGGGAACGGAGCTCGGGGCGACAAGCTCGGTTTTCCCCTCGGATGAAAAGACCCGGATCTATCTGGCGGCCCAGGGAAGGGCGGAAAGCTGGATTCCCCTGAGCGCCGATGAAGATGGGGACTACGACGAGACCATCGAGATAGACCTTTCCTCCCTGGAACCCCTGATCGCCTGTCCTTCCTCCCCCGGGAACGTGGTCCCCGTCCGGGAGGTGGCCGGCACCAAGGTCCATCAGGTGATCATCGGGAGCTGTGTGAATTCCTCCTACCGGGATCTCATGGTGGCGGCCAGGATCCTGGAGGGGCGGCACCGCCACCCGGAAACCTTCCTCCACATCAATCCCGGCAGCCTGCAGGTCTTTGAAAACGTCCTGGTGGGCAAAGGAATCCTTCCCCTGGTTCAGGCCGGAGCCCGGATTCACCAATCGGGCTGCCTCGGTTGCATTGGGATGGGACAGGCGCCGGGGACCGGCCAGGTGAGCCTCCGCACCTTCCCTCGCAATTTTCCCGGCCGTTCGGGCACGGAAGGGGACAGGGTCTATCTCTGCTCCCCCGAGACCGCGGCCGCCTCGGCTGTAAGAGGAGTGATCACCGACCCCAGGGAACTCGGCAAGGACATGGACTATCCCCGGATCAGGGATCCGGAGACCTACCTCATCGATCAATTCTCCATCACCTTCCCTTCCGATCCCTTGCCGGATATTGAGGTCTTCCGGGGGCCCAATATCAAGCCGCTTCCTGAAATGACACCCTTGCCCGAGAACCTGGAGGCAGAGGTGGGTATCAAGGTGAAGGACAACATCTCAACGGACACCATCATGCCGGCCGGGAGCAAGATCCTGCCCCTTCGGTCCAACATTGATGCCATCAGCCGATATGTGTTTTCCCAGATCGATCCGGAATTCGCCGTCAGGAGCCTGCGCAGCGGTGACATCGTCGTGGTCGGCGGCGAGAACTACGGCCAGGGTTCCAGCCGGGAGCATGCGGCCCTCGCCCCCCGCTACCTGGGGGTCCGGGTGAAGCTGGCCAAGAGTTTCGCGCGCATCCATAAGGCAAATCTCTGTAATTTCGGGATCCTGCCCCTGACCTTCAGGGACCCGGCGGACTATGACCTCCTGGAGAAAGGGATGTCCCTAAGCTTCCCGGGTGTGCGCGGGCGGATTCTTTCGGGAGAGGTCGAGATACCGGTGGAAGTGAAAGGCCGCCGGATCATCACTCTCCTGGAGGTCTCGGATCGGCAGAGGAAATGCCTCTTGGCAGGCGGGGCCCTCAACTATGTGAAGGAACTTCTCGACAAAGAAAGGCGGGGGGCGGGAAACGCGGATTCCTGAGGCGGCGCAGCTTTGATCTTTTATGGGGTGAAGTTCATCCCGTCTCGTCCTGGAGTACGGCATGCTTGTAATTGGGATTGATACAGGAGGAACCTTTACGGACTTTGTTTACAGGGAAGGGTCGAGATGGGGCGTCCAAAAGTTGCCTTCCACTCCCTTGGATCCTTCCCGCGCGGTCCTGGAAGGAATCAGGAAGATTGCGGGGGAGAGGAAGAAACGTATCATCCACGGATCCACTGTCGCCACCAACGCCATCCTGGAAAGAAAAGGGGCCTTGACCGCCCTTGTTACCAACAAGGGCTTCGAGGATGTCCTGGAAATCGGACGCCAGGTGCGGGAAAGGCTCTATGACCTGGACCAACGAAGGCCAAAGCCTCTCGTCCCTTCCTCCCTGCGTTTCGGGATCCGGGGCAGGATACTCCATACCGGCGAGGTTGCTGAACCCCTTGAC
Encoded here:
- a CDS encoding CoB--CoM heterodisulfide reductase iron-sulfur subunit B family protein, which codes for MKYALFLGCTIPARSRNYELSARKVAEELGIELVDIERFICCGFPVKSAELKSGLLLGAYNLALAQERGLDVCALCSSCTSALTEAAHLLEQEGALREEINEGLARVGLKYEGGVKVRHFARILFKEVGLEEIRKHLKRSLKGFKVASHYGCHYLKPSDIYEGFDNPEIPVSLDRLVALTGAEVVDYANKTRCCGGPVLPVDEKTSLSVAKQKLDDIKAAGANVINLVCPFCSVMYDSNQKGIQSQFDAEYNIPVLYMTQILGMAMGFERKEIGLNLNVVKTKGLADLLTEG
- a CDS encoding 4Fe-4S dicluster domain-containing protein, which produces MADIDLSQADPKFRKELAEQPGGEKIAACFTCRTCMASCPVTAVNDVFNPLKVIRMALLGLKEQVLGSDFVWLCSSCYTCQERCPQGVSITEFMTLLKNIAIREGYEPPAGIKAQRDIVKSEGRIYPLDDFDNKKRAKIKLPELPTTCEVVKVLFPE
- a CDS encoding aconitate hydratase — translated: MGKNLTYKILESHLVEGTLKPGEEIAIRIDHTLLQDATGTLAMLEFESLGIPRTRAEVSVQYVDHNILQADSKNADDHRYLQTVCARHGIHFSPPGNGVSHQVHLERFGVPGKTLLGSDSHTPSAAGVSMLGIGAGGLDVAMAMAGRPYYFPCPRVLGVRLHGNLPDWISAKDVILELLRRYGVKGCVGKVIEYFGPGVEGLSVTDRETIGNMGTELGATSSVFPSDEKTRIYLAAQGRAESWIPLSADEDGDYDETIEIDLSSLEPLIACPSSPGNVVPVREVAGTKVHQVIIGSCVNSSYRDLMVAARILEGRHRHPETFLHINPGSLQVFENVLVGKGILPLVQAGARIHQSGCLGCIGMGQAPGTGQVSLRTFPRNFPGRSGTEGDRVYLCSPETAAASAVRGVITDPRELGKDMDYPRIRDPETYLIDQFSITFPSDPLPDIEVFRGPNIKPLPEMTPLPENLEAEVGIKVKDNISTDTIMPAGSKILPLRSNIDAISRYVFSQIDPEFAVRSLRSGDIVVVGGENYGQGSSREHAALAPRYLGVRVKLAKSFARIHKANLCNFGILPLTFRDPADYDLLEKGMSLSFPGVRGRILSGEVEIPVEVKGRRIITLLEVSDRQRKCLLAGGALNYVKELLDKERRGAGNADS